The genomic DNA TAAAAAAGGGGCTGCGTATTATCTCAACCAGAACGCCAAAGAACCCACGGTTGAACCCGAGGAGATGATACCCTTGTGGAAGATACTCCATGAGGTGGGCATTGATTGGACGTATTCATCCGAACAATGGGATGCCGTGAATTATTGCATGTTTTCCGGGGATGACCGGGACTGGGAGGCGGTAGTCAGGAGACAGTCCGAAATAGTGGACGACCTGGGCTGTAAGACGCTTATAAATACCGAGTGAGGCCACGCATTTTACGCGGTCCAGGCTGGACTGCAGCGATTCAACATTCCTCATAACTGGAAGTTTGAAAGTATAATTACCCTGTACGCCGCATGGATTCGTGATGGCAGTCTCGTGATAGATCCATCCTGGAATAAAGAAGGCATTAAAGTGACCTGCCAGGACCCCTGTAACCTGGTACGAAAGGGTCTGGGTGACGGCGTGGCGGATGACCTGCGTTTTGTCATCAAACAGGTCGTGGGAGAAGAGAATTTTGTGGATATGTGGCCGAACAAATCCAACAACTACTGCTGCGGCGGCGGCGGCGGTTATCTCCAGTCAGGATTTGTCGAGAAACGCCGGGCCTTTGGAAGGATTAAATTTGATCAGATACAGGCCACCGACGCTGATATCGTGGTGACGCCCTGCCATAATTGCCGTTCGCAGATAACGGATATAGGCCAGGTGTACGGCGGCAAGTATCAGGCTGTACATCTCTGGAGCCTGATTGTTAAGGCGATGGTCCGCAAGTCCACGGCAACACCTCTTTAGGGAACCCATGGTTTCTTCGCTTCACGGCTTGCGCAGCGACCCTTTCGGGGCTCGCAGTTGGGGAATACTCACCCCTTCCAGCCAGTAAAGGGCTGGCTTTCCCCTTCCCGCGTGCCCTCGATGGGTCCCCCCTGCTCCAGCAAGTTTCGCTCAGAAATACAAAGGTTCCCTAAAAACTCAGAAAACTCTGCTTATTTCACTTTCCAAAATCCCTTTGTTCATGTCATAATCAACGGCGATTTTTAAAGTTAATTCGCATAAGAATCGAAAAGATTTAAGAGATTGTCTTTTGATGCACAAGGAGGCGCCTTTATGGCCAGGAAAAACAGTGAAATCAAAAACGTGTGGATGGTTACACGTGAATACGATGGACTGGCGGGCGCCGGGGGGGTAAAGGACGTATGCAAACAACTCTCCCATGCCCTGGCCCGTGCCGGGATTAAGATTACGGTGGTCATGCCGCTTTACGGGATGATGAATAAGGACAGATTAAATCTGAAGCCGACGTCTTATTCCTTCAACGTAAGAATGGATTATACCGGTGAAGAGCGGCAGGAAGAGGTGCGTATCTGGAAACTGACGCAGGGCAAGGTCCGGATTTTATTTGTGGATAGCGCCCGTTTCCGCGAAAAGAAAGGCGTTTATACTTATACCGCCGAGGAAGAGGCGCAGGATCCCAGCCATAAACAGGGCGCAGGCCATTATGACTATTTTGCCATGAATGTCTTGCTGCAAAAAGCAGCCCTCGAACTGATGATCTATATGGATGAAAGGCCTGAAATCATCCACTGTCAGGACGGGCATACGGCTATTATGCCGGCCATAATCCGCGAAGTCGATGGATACCGGGCCTATTTTGCAGGGACGGGCGCCCTGGTTACGGTACATAATGCGGGGGTCGGTTATCACCAGGAGGTGGGCGACCTGTCTTTTGCCAGGGCTATTACCGGGTTGCCTGGATATGTCATTGAACATTCCTTGCTTCATAATGCCTTTGACCCTTTTATTGCGGCAGCGCGATATGCAGTTATAAATACGGTGAGCGAAAACTATGCGCGGGAGCTTCAGGAAACGGAGGCAGATCGTCTTACCGGTTGGCTGGGCCATAGCTTGAAGTCCAGGGGAATAGTCCTTGAGGGTGTAACGAATGGCATTGACCCGGAGGATTTTGATCCGGAAAAACCGGATGAGCTGGGTATCCCGGCGGCCTTCAGCCCATTAAAGGACGATTTTCAGGGCAAAGAAATCTGCAAGAAGACCCTTATCGAGGATATAAATAGGCGTAAGTTTGAGAAAGTAAACGCCATCGGCCGGATTGATTATGCGGCAGGCAAACCTCTTTTGACCATGGTGGGCCGGCTGACAGAACAAAAAGGCGTGGACATCCTGGTTCGGGCCTTACAGATGCTGATGCCAAAAGACAAAGAGTTTCAGGCGCTGATCCTGGGTAGCGGCTCCAGGCATATAGAGAACTCTCTGGCCACCCTGGCCGGCCTGCCGGAGAATAGGGGGCGTATAGCGGTTCTCTTTGGCTATGATCCGGTATTGGCCAACCAGATTTATGCGGCAGGAGACTTTTTCGTCATTCCTTCACAATATGAACCCTGTGGACTTACCGATTTTATGGCCCAGTTAATGGGTAACGTCCCCATTGTCCATCTGACCGGCGGTCTGGTTAAGGTTATCGACGGGCAGACCGGCTTTGGTTATTCAGATCATAACCCGGAAGCCCTGGTTCAAACTATCAGAACGGCCCTGGCTATTTATCGGGACACCCCGGCAGTTTTACGGCAAATACAGCGTAAGGCCGTGGAAACTATAGATAGCCATTATACCTGGGACAGAGTACTGGGTCGCTATAAAAGTCTTTATAAAAAAGCACAGAATATGAGTAAATTAATTGGATAACTTTAAGTAAAATATTAATAGATATTGGGCGTTCAAGGTTTGATTTGTTCGAGTCGTTCGAGCCTGTCAGACGTTTCAAACGTTTTTTGACCCCCAACCCTCGACTCCCGACTTCTTAAGGGCTGCTTTTTATAATATCCCTTATAGCCTGCATGCCCTGTTGGACCTCTTTACTGTCCGGGTTAATGTCCATGGCCTTTTGATATGTATCCAGGGCTTTTTCCATCCAGTTTCCTTTTCGATAACTTTCGGCAGCCAGGCAGTAACCTCTTTCCTTCTGACCGGAAAA from Desulfovibrionales bacterium includes the following:
- a CDS encoding (Fe-S)-binding protein, which translates into the protein MIDPSWNKEGIKVTCQDPCNLVRKGLGDGVADDLRFVIKQVVGEENFVDMWPNKSNNYCCGGGGGYLQSGFVEKRRAFGRIKFDQIQATDADIVVTPCHNCRSQITDIGQVYGGKYQAVHLWSLIVKAMVRKSTATPL
- a CDS encoding glycogen/starch synthase, with protein sequence MARKNSEIKNVWMVTREYDGLAGAGGVKDVCKQLSHALARAGIKITVVMPLYGMMNKDRLNLKPTSYSFNVRMDYTGEERQEEVRIWKLTQGKVRILFVDSARFREKKGVYTYTAEEEAQDPSHKQGAGHYDYFAMNVLLQKAALELMIYMDERPEIIHCQDGHTAIMPAIIREVDGYRAYFAGTGALVTVHNAGVGYHQEVGDLSFARAITGLPGYVIEHSLLHNAFDPFIAAARYAVINTVSENYARELQETEADRLTGWLGHSLKSRGIVLEGVTNGIDPEDFDPEKPDELGIPAAFSPLKDDFQGKEICKKTLIEDINRRKFEKVNAIGRIDYAAGKPLLTMVGRLTEQKGVDILVRALQMLMPKDKEFQALILGSGSRHIENSLATLAGLPENRGRIAVLFGYDPVLANQIYAAGDFFVIPSQYEPCGLTDFMAQLMGNVPIVHLTGGLVKVIDGQTGFGYSDHNPEALVQTIRTALAIYRDTPAVLRQIQRKAVETIDSHYTWDRVLGRYKSLYKKAQNMSKLIG